Proteins found in one Coffea eugenioides isolate CCC68of chromosome 5, Ceug_1.0, whole genome shotgun sequence genomic segment:
- the LOC113772323 gene encoding phytoene synthase 2, chloroplastic-like, whose amino-acid sequence MSCRNISMVCPREKSRSPFSFIARNRNSKSNSTICFELKFSSAGMVPAAVITDVTSPSRTTSEEKVYDVVLKQAALVKQKKTDRSIHEKKLLEQRTGNISWDLLNKAYDRCGEICAEFAKTFYLGTLLMTPERKRAIWAIYAWCRRTDELVDGPIASHLTPRALDRWEERLAGLFEGHPYDIFDAALSDTVSKFPVDIQPFKHMIQGMRMDLKKTRYKNFDELYLYCYYVAGTVGLMTVPVMGIAPESKSSAESVYNAALALGIANQLTNILRDVGEDARRGRIYLPQDELGQAGLSDDDIFCGKVTEKWRNFISGQIKRARMLFDEAERGIAELNSASRWPVWASLLIYRQILDVIEANDYDNFRKRAFVGRAKKLVFLSVAYGKAVAAK is encoded by the exons ATGTCATGTAGAAATATAAGTATGGTTTGTCCAAGGGAGAAGTCAAGGTCCCCGTTTTCTTTCATCGCTAGAAATAGGAATAGCAAAAGTAACTCCACAATATGTTTTGAGCTGAAGTTTTCATCGGCTGGAATGGTGCCTGCAGCAGTAATAACTGATGTTACTAGTCCATCAAGAACAACATCAGAGGAGAAAGTGTATGATGTAGTTTTGAAGCAAGCAGCTCTTGTGAAACAAAAGAAGACAGATAGAAGTATACATGAAAAGAAATTACTGGAGCAAAGAACTGGTAATATAAGCTGGGATTTGCTGAACAAGGCCTATGATCGATGTGGTGAGATCTGTGCTGAGTTTGCAAAAACATTTTACTTAG GAACATTATTGATGACACCAGAGAGAAAAAGAGCTATATGGGCTATCTATG CGTGGTGCCGAAGAACTGATGAACTTGTAGACGGACCTATTGCTTCTCATCTTACACCAAGGGCTCTTGATAGATGGGAGGAAAGGCTAGCCGGCCTGTTTGAAGGCCATCCATATGATATATTTGATGCTGCTTTATCTGATACTGTATCCAAATTTCCGGTTGATATACAG CCTTTCAAGCACATGATTCAAGGAATGAGGATGGACTTAAAAAAAACACGGTACAAGAATTTTGATGAGCTTTACCTCTATTGCTATTATGTTGCTGGAACAGTAGGGTTAATGACTGTTCCTGTGATGGGGATTGCGCCAGAATCAAAGTCCTCAGCAGAAAGTGTCTACAATGCTGCATTAGCCCTTGGGATCGCTAATCAGCTTACCAACATCCTAAGGGATGTTGGTGAAGA cGCGAGGAGAGGAAGAATATACCTTCCACAGGATGAACTCGGGCAAGCTGGTCTATCAGATGATGATATATTTTGTGGCAAAGTAACAGAAAAGTGGAGAAACTTTATAAGTGGACAGATAAAAAGAGCAAGGATGTTGTTTGATGAGGCTGAGAGGGGCATAGCAGAGCTGAATTCAGCTAGCAGATGGCCTGTCTGGGCATCTTTACTAATATATCGACAAATCTTGGACGTCATTGAAGCTAATGATTATGACAACTTCAGAAAGCGTGCTTTTGTTGGAAGAGCAAAGAAACTAGTCTTCCTTTCAGTGGCTTATGGCAAAGCTGTTGCCGCTAAATGA